GTAAATATTAAACCATTGGCAGATAGGGTCTTAATTGAACCCATGGAAGCCGAAACCAAAACAGCTTCTGGCATCATCATTCCAGATACGGCAAAAGAAAAGCCCCAAAAAGGAAAAGTTGTTGCAGTGGGACCTGGCACCAAGGATGAGGACATGACTGTTAGTGTTGGTGATTCTGTCCTTTACGGAAAATATTCCGGTACCGATCTTAAATTGGACGGTGTAGATTATTTGATAATGAGGCAGAGCGA
The sequence above is a segment of the Muricauda sp. SCSIO 64092 genome. Coding sequences within it:
- the groES gene encoding co-chaperone GroES is translated as MAKVNIKPLADRVLIEPMEAETKTASGIIIPDTAKEKPQKGKVVAVGPGTKDEDMTVSVGDSVLYGKYSGTDLKLDGVDYLIMRQSDILAIV